From Scomber scombrus chromosome 13, fScoSco1.1, whole genome shotgun sequence, a single genomic window includes:
- the LOC133993036 gene encoding interferon-induced protein 44-like has translation MGLIFGGAVVVVVGIAAHLLWPTGDAGADSQNLKKSSIKQPEPEPFPLLSEPWRKMSWGDKESDLQYVQNYTPLNKRIKHLRVLLFGPVGSGKSSFINSVSSSVRGRITQPAAASSTTSDHSFTTTYQTHDIRRGTSDSFYQLVFNDIMGLEEGTGRGVRAEDIKLAMMGHVKEGYKFNPVSPLSAGDPDYKPSPSPDDQVHVLVCILSANAVEVKVLEKMRLIREAARDLGIPQMAMITHIDEACEETEKDLRNVYKSKHLKKNMKDFRAVVGIPLNYIFPVKNYSEEIDIVDDVDSLILSALRRMIDFGDDFIGKMDSSHHKYQKDGWMDWFQWFDYRILITLLLGFVILIRMRMR, from the exons ATGGGGCTAATTTTTGGtggtgctgttgttgttgttgttggtattGCTGCTCATCTTCTCTGGCCTACAG GTGATGCTGGAGCCGACTCACAG AACCTGAAGAAGAGCAGTATCAAGC AACCCGAGCCGGAGCCTTTTCCAC TTCTGAGTGAACCATGGAGAAAAATGTCTTGGGG agacaaagagagtgATCTGCAGTATGTGCAGAATTACACACCTTTAAACAAGAGAATCAAACACCTCAGAGTTCTGCTGTTCGGGCCGGTCGGATCCGGAAAGTCCAGCTTCATCAACTCTGTCAGCTCCTCGGTCCGAGGCAGAATAACTCAGCCTGCTGCTGCCAGTTCTACCACCTCTGACCATAGTTTCACCACAACA TATCAAACTCATGATATCAGAAGAGGAACCTCAGACAGCTTCTACCAGTTAGTCTTCAATGACATCATGGGTCTGGAGGAGGGGACGGGACGAGGCGTCCGAGCTGAAGACATAAAACTGGCCATGATGGGACATGTGAAGGAGGGTTACAAG TTCAACCCAGTGTCTCCACTGTCAGCGGGCGATCCAGACTACAAACCGTCCCCCTCTCCAGACGATCAAGTCCACGTTCTGGTTTGCATCCTCTCTGCTAACGCAGTAGAGGTTAAAGTTTTAGAGAAGATGAGGCTCATCAGAGAGGCAGCCAGGGACCTGG gGATTCCTCAGATGGCAATGATCACACACATCGACGAGGCCTGTGAGGAAACTGAAAAGGATCTGAGGAACGTTTATAAGAGCAAGCACCTGAAGAAAAAT ATGAAGGATTTCCGCGCAGTAGTCGGTATCCCACTGAACTACATCTTTCCTGTGAAGAACTACAGTGAAGAAATCGACATCGTGGATGATGTGGACTCTCTGATCCTCAGCGCTCTGAGACGAATGATCGACTTTGGAGACGACTTCATcgggaaaat gGATTCCTCACATCACAAGTACCAGAAGGACGGTTGGATGGACTGGTTTCAGTGGTTTGATTATCGTATCTTGATTACTCTGCTTTTGGGGTTTGTTATCTTGATAAGGATGAGGATGAGGTGA